Proteins encoded in a region of the Flavobacteriales bacterium genome:
- a CDS encoding metalloregulator ArsR/SmtB family transcription factor, translating into MGVTKSDEFNARQNKTAELFKALGHPARVAIMEFLMKKQSCVCGDIVDELPLAQATVSQHLKALKEVGLIKGSIEGTSVCYCIDEKRLHELDKFITALLDYSSEKKCC; encoded by the coding sequence ATGGGTGTTACAAAAAGTGATGAATTCAACGCGCGCCAAAATAAAACGGCGGAATTATTCAAGGCTCTGGGTCACCCCGCCAGAGTAGCGATCATGGAATTTCTCATGAAAAAGCAAAGTTGTGTTTGTGGCGATATTGTGGATGAATTACCCCTGGCACAGGCTACCGTATCGCAGCATTTAAAAGCGCTGAAAGAGGTGGGATTGATCAAGGGTTCTATTGAGGGGACATCTGTTTGTTATTGTATTGATGAAAAACGATTACACGAACTGGATAAGTTCATTACTGCTTTACTGGATTATTCTTCTGAAAAAAAATGTTGTTAA
- a CDS encoding pirin family protein, producing the protein MEQKKNIRNIKRMGFQWETADPFLFCVHHEDFFPKGKEDMSPDVSLSGRHLGDDFIIKDGFRMYHGKTIPGFPGHPHRGFETVTVVRKGLVDHADSLGAAGRYGNGDVQWMTAGKGVQHSEMFPLLHSDKENPMELFQIWLNLPKKDKMVEPHFKMFWKENIPVADLKDKNGKVTKIEVIAGSLDKYSALTPPPNSWAAKNENHVAIWVIHMEAGARFTMPAIVAGINRTIYFYEGKNLLVGDTHLEYYHSAQLESSENIEIVNGDQPASLLMLQGRPIAEQVIQYGPFVMNTKEEIHQAFEDYHKTQFGGWPWPRYDQVHPKTQGRFAKHADGKLETKND; encoded by the coding sequence ATGGAACAAAAAAAGAACATCAGAAATATTAAACGCATGGGTTTCCAGTGGGAGACCGCAGATCCCTTTTTGTTTTGCGTACATCATGAAGATTTTTTTCCGAAGGGAAAAGAAGATATGAGTCCCGATGTATCACTGTCTGGCCGTCACCTTGGTGATGATTTTATCATTAAAGATGGTTTCCGGATGTATCATGGAAAAACCATTCCCGGATTTCCTGGTCACCCCCATCGTGGATTCGAAACGGTAACCGTAGTGCGAAAAGGTTTGGTGGATCATGCAGATTCGTTGGGCGCAGCAGGAAGATATGGGAACGGTGATGTGCAGTGGATGACAGCAGGTAAAGGTGTGCAGCACTCTGAGATGTTTCCTTTGTTGCATTCCGATAAGGAAAATCCGATGGAACTTTTTCAGATCTGGCTTAATCTGCCTAAAAAGGACAAAATGGTGGAGCCTCATTTTAAAATGTTCTGGAAAGAAAATATTCCGGTAGCAGATCTCAAGGATAAAAATGGAAAAGTCACAAAAATAGAAGTGATTGCCGGGTCTCTGGACAAGTATAGTGCCTTGACCCCTCCGCCTAATTCCTGGGCGGCTAAAAATGAAAATCATGTTGCCATTTGGGTGATTCACATGGAAGCCGGAGCGCGTTTTACTATGCCTGCCATTGTAGCGGGGATTAACCGCACGATTTATTTCTATGAAGGAAAAAATCTGCTGGTGGGCGATACTCATTTGGAATACTATCATTCGGCGCAACTGGAATCTTCCGAAAATATTGAAATCGTGAACGGAGATCAGCCTGCATCTTTATTGATGTTACAGGGCAGACCCATTGCGGAACAAGTGATTCAATATGGTCCATTTGTAATGAATACCAAAGAAGAAATTCATCAGGCATTCGAGGATTACCATAAAACCCAATTCGGAGGCTGGCCCTGGCCGAGGTACGATCAGGTTCATCCTAAAACGCAAGGTCGCTTTGCTAAGCATGCTGATGGTAAGCTTGAAACAAAAAATGATTAA
- a CDS encoding exopolyphosphatase, translated as MIYGAIDIGSNAGRLLIGNVVEDKNETSIKKISLTRVPLRLGEDVFTDKKISNQRIKMLVKTLKAYKHLMDVYEVVDFRACATSAMREAENRKEILDIIKAETGIKLEIIEGDEEAELIFSTFNTLRFEKNKSYLYIDVGGGSTEVSLLENGEKIKSKSFKIGTLRILKGKVDEKRWMDMKEWVKTLNPSHKEIQAIGTGGNINRILKINRSDEDNSITYADIKRIQTYLSSYSLEERISKLGLRDDRADVILPAADIYLAVMRYADVTEMIVPKVGLSDGIIYELYKKNKKKAIV; from the coding sequence TTGATTTACGGTGCTATAGATATAGGTTCCAATGCCGGACGATTACTCATTGGCAATGTGGTAGAAGATAAAAATGAAACCAGCATCAAAAAGATATCACTCACGCGTGTCCCATTGCGTTTAGGTGAGGATGTATTTACCGATAAAAAAATCAGCAATCAGCGTATAAAAATGCTGGTTAAAACCTTGAAGGCCTACAAACATCTGATGGATGTTTATGAGGTGGTGGATTTCCGGGCTTGTGCCACCAGTGCGATGCGTGAGGCGGAAAACCGAAAGGAAATTCTGGATATCATTAAAGCAGAAACAGGAATTAAACTGGAGATCATTGAAGGGGATGAAGAAGCCGAACTGATTTTTTCAACGTTTAACACACTTCGATTCGAAAAAAACAAAAGTTATCTCTATATCGACGTTGGAGGTGGTAGCACCGAAGTTTCTTTACTGGAGAATGGAGAGAAAATCAAATCGAAAAGTTTTAAGATTGGAACGCTTCGTATTTTGAAAGGCAAGGTGGATGAGAAGCGCTGGATGGATATGAAGGAATGGGTGAAGACATTAAATCCGAGTCACAAAGAAATTCAGGCCATTGGTACAGGTGGTAATATCAACCGGATTTTAAAAATTAACCGCAGTGATGAAGATAACAGCATCACCTATGCCGATATCAAACGAATTCAAACTTATTTATCGTCCTATTCCCTCGAAGAACGTATTTCTAAATTGGGATTAAGAGACGACCGTGCCGATGTAATTCTTCCTGCAGCGGATATTTATCTCGCTGTAATGCGTTACGCTGATGTAACCGAGATGATCGTTCCAAAAGTGGGCTTGTCGGATGGGATCATTTATGAGCTTTATAAAAAGAACAAAAAGAAAGCGATCGTTTAG
- the ppk1 gene encoding polyphosphate kinase 1: MALKKKGKASPVKKKKKSASVTLAKEPKAVKKSPVKKLEKTELINRDLSWLSFNARVLQEASDDRVPLIERLRFLGIFSSNMDEFFRVRVATLRRMTLLDNRSQKEFGFDPRKILEKISKTIALQQREFDLTFQIILKKLAAKGIHHVNEKQLSKEQGEFVREYFNHTVRQTLVPIMLDKKSKHINLKDKMIYLAIKLSRKNNTSDYQYALIEVPTQIVSRFVVLPVESKDKTSIILLDDVIRYCLGEIFSIFDYDLHQAYTIKLTRDAELDIDDDVQQGLVEKVQKSLKKRKQGQPVRFIYDQEMPPDLLLFILKKLKIENNENITPGGRYHNFKDFIKFPGIGDPSLQYEPLKPLIHPELHGQRSILDVVRKKDVLLNFPYQSFEYIIELLREAAIDPKVTHIQINLYRVGEKSKIINALINAAKNGKQVTAVVELQARFDEENNIKLSRKLQDEGVKVIYGVPGLKVHSKLILITRKDKKREINFAHVGTGNFHEVNARIYTDFSLLTADDRITTEVEKVFDFFRKNYERANFKYLFVSPFNARKRLIELVQQEIYNAKREHDAWIHLKLNNLVDEEMIRWLYRASQAGVKIKIVVRGICSLVPGIKGLSENIEAISIVDRYLEHARVFVFCNDGKELVYISSADWMQRNLDGRIEVSTPIFDPTLRKEILDLMNIQLSGESKARIIDKDQLNKYKGLGRKSQFRSQMETYSYLKKRLHSGK, encoded by the coding sequence ATGGCGCTGAAAAAAAAGGGGAAAGCTTCACCCGTGAAGAAGAAGAAAAAGTCAGCATCCGTTACCTTGGCCAAAGAGCCGAAGGCAGTGAAGAAATCGCCGGTAAAAAAACTTGAAAAAACAGAACTGATCAATCGCGATTTGAGCTGGCTTTCATTTAATGCCCGTGTATTGCAGGAAGCATCCGACGATCGTGTTCCCTTAATTGAACGCTTACGTTTTTTAGGAATATTCTCCAGTAACATGGATGAGTTTTTCCGGGTGCGCGTAGCTACATTGCGACGCATGACCTTGTTGGATAATCGTTCGCAAAAAGAGTTCGGTTTTGATCCGCGTAAAATCCTTGAAAAAATTTCGAAAACCATTGCACTTCAGCAACGCGAATTTGATCTCACGTTTCAGATCATTCTTAAAAAACTTGCTGCAAAAGGAATTCACCACGTCAACGAAAAACAGTTAAGCAAAGAACAGGGCGAATTTGTCCGGGAATATTTTAATCACACGGTGCGACAAACGCTCGTGCCGATTATGCTCGATAAAAAAAGCAAGCATATTAACCTGAAGGATAAAATGATTTATCTCGCCATTAAATTGTCGAGAAAGAACAATACGTCCGATTATCAGTATGCCTTAATTGAAGTCCCCACCCAAATTGTTTCTCGTTTTGTGGTATTGCCGGTGGAGTCGAAAGACAAAACCTCGATTATTTTACTGGATGACGTAATTCGTTATTGCCTTGGAGAAATATTTTCCATTTTCGATTACGATTTACATCAGGCCTACACTATAAAATTAACGCGGGATGCGGAATTGGATATTGATGATGATGTTCAGCAGGGCTTGGTGGAGAAAGTGCAAAAAAGTTTAAAGAAAAGAAAACAGGGTCAACCCGTTCGCTTTATTTACGATCAGGAAATGCCGCCGGATTTATTGTTGTTCATTTTGAAAAAACTCAAAATAGAAAACAATGAAAATATTACTCCGGGCGGACGCTATCATAATTTCAAGGACTTCATCAAGTTTCCCGGAATAGGAGATCCTTCGCTGCAATACGAACCATTGAAGCCACTGATCCATCCTGAGCTACACGGACAACGGAGTATATTGGACGTGGTTCGTAAAAAAGATGTATTGCTGAATTTTCCATATCAGTCCTTCGAATACATCATCGAATTACTGCGCGAAGCAGCGATAGATCCGAAGGTGACGCACATTCAAATTAACCTGTATCGCGTTGGAGAAAAATCGAAAATCATCAATGCACTGATCAATGCAGCAAAGAATGGAAAACAGGTAACCGCTGTTGTAGAATTACAGGCACGCTTTGATGAGGAAAACAACATAAAATTATCTCGCAAGTTACAGGATGAAGGCGTAAAAGTTATTTATGGCGTTCCCGGATTAAAGGTGCATTCGAAATTGATTTTGATTACACGAAAAGATAAAAAGAGGGAAATCAATTTTGCTCATGTGGGAACCGGTAATTTTCACGAAGTGAATGCACGGATATACACCGATTTCTCACTATTAACTGCCGACGACCGCATTACCACCGAGGTTGAAAAAGTATTTGATTTTTTCAGAAAGAACTACGAACGCGCCAATTTTAAATACCTCTTTGTTTCTCCATTTAATGCACGCAAGCGATTAATAGAATTGGTTCAACAGGAAATATACAATGCCAAACGCGAACATGATGCCTGGATTCATTTGAAACTAAATAATCTGGTAGATGAGGAAATGATCCGTTGGTTGTACAGGGCTAGTCAGGCCGGCGTAAAAATAAAAATCGTTGTGCGTGGAATTTGCTCTTTGGTTCCGGGAATAAAAGGACTCAGTGAAAACATTGAAGCGATAAGTATTGTTGACCGTTACCTGGAGCATGCAAGGGTATTTGTTTTTTGCAACGATGGAAAAGAGTTGGTATATATTTCCTCTGCCGATTGGATGCAACGGAATCTGGATGGACGAATTGAAGTATCCACTCCAATTTTCGATCCTACTCTACGCAAGGAAATTCTCGATTTGATGAATATTCAGCTCAGCGGTGAATCGAAAGCCAGAATTATTGATAAGGACCAATTGAACAAGTACAAAGGACTCGGCCGTAAGAGCCAGTTCCGCTCTCAAATGGAAACCTATTCGTATTTGAAAAAGCGTCTGCATTCCGGTAAATAA
- a CDS encoding DUF493 domain-containing protein, protein MADNTERLEQLRKVLEKEVRLPSIYMFKFIVPNNNHSLALVMSLFDESSEINSRVSANGKYISLTAREMMLSVDSIIEKYKSAFTIEGLIAL, encoded by the coding sequence ATGGCAGATAACACCGAGCGATTGGAGCAATTACGTAAAGTACTGGAAAAGGAAGTGAGACTGCCATCGATTTACATGTTTAAGTTTATTGTTCCCAATAACAACCACTCCCTTGCACTGGTGATGTCTTTATTCGACGAATCTTCAGAAATCAATTCCCGGGTTTCTGCCAATGGAAAATACATTTCGCTCACTGCACGCGAAATGATGTTGAGTGTTGATTCCATCATCGAAAAATATAAATCTGCCTTTACCATCGAAGGTTTAATTGCGTTATAA
- the msrB gene encoding peptide-methionine (R)-S-oxide reductase MsrB, whose amino-acid sequence MKALFPLFGIICLIFACSSSPSAEAKIHIPQRDSSITKLVLSENEWKARLSPQQFYVLRKKGTERAFTGQYESNKKKGDYYCAGCGHLLFSSNAKFDSGTGWPSFFQAANNYSVDEQEDRSGGGLRIEVVCAKCGGHLGHVFDDGPKPTGRRYCINSVSLQFKEKK is encoded by the coding sequence ATGAAAGCACTCTTCCCTCTTTTTGGCATCATTTGCCTCATCTTTGCATGCAGCAGCTCTCCTTCTGCAGAAGCAAAAATACACATTCCTCAACGAGATAGCAGCATCACCAAACTGGTGCTAAGCGAAAATGAATGGAAGGCTCGATTGAGTCCGCAACAATTTTACGTGCTCCGAAAAAAAGGAACCGAAAGAGCTTTTACAGGACAATACGAAAGCAACAAGAAAAAAGGCGATTACTACTGTGCGGGTTGTGGTCACTTACTTTTCAGCTCCAATGCAAAATTCGACTCCGGTACCGGATGGCCCAGCTTTTTTCAGGCTGCTAATAATTATTCGGTAGATGAACAGGAAGACCGCTCGGGAGGCGGATTAAGAATTGAGGTAGTTTGTGCAAAATGCGGCGGACATCTGGGTCACGTTTTTGATGATGGACCAAAACCTACCGGCCGGCGCTATTGCATCAATAGTGTCTCCTTACAATTCAAAGAGAAAAAATAA
- a CDS encoding FKBP-type peptidyl-prolyl cis-trans isomerase, producing the protein MKRIIFSALTLLFIASCTGGSDAENSEAKVEFANNNDKISYAMGVSIGKDIAMMLKMQGHDSILNKDLLVRGLGDAIKGLQLSLHQDSCQSIVGEYLTSRAAKQREASLTQFEGVKREGEAFLEENKKRKEVTTTMSGLQYEILKKGSGPMAQLGDSVEVHYRGTLLNGKEFDSSYGRNETFKFEVSFGGLIEGWIEGIQLMNKGSKFKFWLPYQLAYGERGAGEDIVPYSALVFEIELINITPRSK; encoded by the coding sequence ATGAAACGAATTATTTTTTCCGCACTAACCTTACTTTTCATCGCTTCCTGCACCGGTGGCTCTGATGCTGAAAACTCAGAAGCAAAAGTTGAATTTGCCAATAACAATGATAAAATCAGCTATGCAATGGGTGTTTCTATTGGTAAAGACATTGCCATGATGCTGAAGATGCAAGGACATGATTCTATTTTGAATAAAGATTTACTGGTTCGTGGTTTGGGTGATGCCATTAAGGGATTACAACTTTCCCTGCATCAGGATTCCTGCCAATCGATTGTTGGGGAATATTTAACCAGCCGCGCCGCAAAACAACGTGAAGCATCCTTAACGCAATTCGAAGGTGTTAAACGTGAAGGAGAAGCCTTCCTGGAAGAAAATAAAAAACGGAAAGAAGTGACAACGACCATGTCGGGACTCCAATACGAAATCCTGAAAAAGGGGAGCGGTCCTATGGCTCAATTGGGAGATTCGGTTGAAGTTCATTACCGCGGTACCTTGTTAAACGGGAAAGAATTCGATAGTTCCTATGGAAGAAATGAGACCTTTAAATTTGAAGTGTCTTTCGGAGGATTAATTGAAGGTTGGATTGAAGGAATTCAATTGATGAACAAAGGTTCCAAATTCAAATTCTGGTTACCATACCAGCTGGCTTATGGCGAGCGTGGTGCCGGAGAAGATATTGTTCCCTATTCAGCATTGGTGTTCGAAATTGAATTGATCAATATTACACCACGGTCAAAATAA
- a CDS encoding VOC family protein yields the protein MAYYISGIQQMGIGVPDVNKMFAFYRKAFGNDIKIFEEAAQAPLMINYTGGTIHSRTATMAINMNGGGGFEIWQFTSRGTEKATFDIQLGDTGLFATRIKCKDVKAQFEDYKKKGIATLNEPCLTPGGEFHFFLHDPNGNLFEVVEGKDWFSNDKHLCGGVAGSMIGVSDIDKALSLYSGILGYDKVEYDVTGTFEDLNMIPGGNRKFRRVLLSHRDARKGPFSQLLGATRIELIQLTEEKGRKIFGNRYWGDWGFIHLCFDVRNMDELKSACEKAGYPFTVDSGSSFDMGEAAGRFSYIEDPDGTLIEFVETHKLPILKKLGWYLNLKKRNAEKALPHWMLRTLRFSRVKD from the coding sequence ATGGCCTATTATATTTCCGGTATTCAGCAAATGGGAATTGGTGTTCCCGATGTAAACAAAATGTTTGCTTTCTATCGAAAAGCATTTGGTAACGACATCAAGATTTTTGAAGAAGCCGCACAGGCACCTTTAATGATTAATTATACCGGAGGAACCATTCACTCCCGCACCGCAACCATGGCGATTAATATGAACGGTGGAGGCGGATTTGAAATCTGGCAGTTTACCAGTCGCGGAACGGAAAAAGCAACGTTCGATATTCAGTTAGGAGATACCGGATTGTTTGCCACACGCATTAAATGCAAAGACGTAAAAGCGCAATTTGAGGACTATAAGAAAAAAGGCATTGCAACACTGAATGAACCTTGTTTAACACCCGGTGGTGAATTCCATTTTTTCCTCCATGATCCGAATGGAAATTTATTCGAAGTGGTAGAAGGAAAAGATTGGTTCAGCAACGACAAACACCTCTGTGGTGGCGTTGCAGGGTCCATGATTGGTGTAAGTGATATCGATAAAGCATTGTCGCTTTATTCCGGAATTTTAGGGTATGACAAGGTAGAATATGATGTAACCGGAACATTCGAAGATTTAAACATGATTCCCGGAGGAAACAGAAAATTCAGAAGAGTATTGCTTTCACATCGTGATGCCAGAAAAGGACCTTTCAGTCAATTACTCGGCGCAACGCGGATCGAACTGATTCAATTAACCGAAGAAAAAGGAAGAAAAATATTCGGAAATCGCTATTGGGGCGACTGGGGATTTATTCATTTATGTTTCGATGTGCGTAATATGGATGAATTAAAATCGGCTTGCGAAAAAGCAGGATATCCGTTTACGGTCGACAGTGGTTCTTCGTTCGATATGGGTGAAGCCGCGGGTCGTTTTTCCTATATCGAAGATCCGGATGGAACGTTAATTGAATTTGTGGAAACGCATAAACTTCCCATTCTGAAAAAACTGGGCTGGTACCTCAATTTAAAGAAACGAAACGCAGAAAAAGCATTACCGCATTGGATGTTGCGCACATTGCGATTTAGTCGCGTTAAAGATTAA
- a CDS encoding SDR family oxidoreductase: MSNKIFVTGPDGLLGSNIVRELIAQGYEVKAMVQPGRKTGTLDGLPIEKVEGDLLNGDQLKELIKGCRFVLHGAASTAMWPDKNPIVRKVNIEGTRNVLEACVANQIERLVYIGTANSFGYGTKEQPGDENKAYSAGVYQNDYMDSKYQAHLLVLDYVKRGLNAVIVNPTFMLGPYDSAPSSGAMILAVVKGQVPGYSPGGKNYICVKDAAKGAVNAIKMGRSGESYIMGNENLNYKEAFEKMAKVAGVKAPKMAVPKFALMLYGGWGSLMGRMTGKAPKVSKTMAKISCAEFYYSSAKAVKEIQLPQTPIEQGIQEAIDWFRENGYLS; the protein is encoded by the coding sequence ATGTCGAACAAAATTTTTGTCACCGGTCCCGATGGTCTTTTAGGCAGCAACATCGTGCGCGAATTAATTGCACAAGGCTATGAAGTAAAAGCCATGGTTCAACCCGGACGTAAAACGGGAACACTAGACGGACTTCCCATCGAAAAGGTAGAAGGTGATTTATTAAATGGCGATCAGTTAAAAGAATTGATTAAAGGATGCCGCTTTGTACTTCATGGCGCAGCTTCTACTGCAATGTGGCCCGATAAAAACCCCATTGTTAGGAAAGTCAACATCGAAGGTACCCGCAATGTCCTCGAAGCTTGTGTGGCGAATCAGATAGAACGATTGGTTTACATCGGAACTGCTAATTCATTTGGATACGGAACCAAAGAACAACCCGGTGATGAAAATAAAGCATACAGCGCCGGTGTTTATCAAAACGATTACATGGATTCCAAATACCAGGCGCATTTACTAGTACTCGATTATGTAAAACGCGGATTAAATGCTGTTATCGTCAACCCCACCTTTATGTTGGGTCCCTATGATTCAGCACCAAGTTCCGGCGCAATGATTTTAGCAGTGGTAAAAGGACAAGTCCCCGGTTATTCCCCTGGCGGTAAAAATTACATCTGCGTAAAAGATGCAGCCAAAGGAGCGGTGAATGCGATTAAAATGGGACGAAGCGGCGAATCGTACATTATGGGGAATGAGAACCTCAACTATAAAGAAGCATTTGAAAAAATGGCAAAAGTGGCTGGTGTAAAAGCACCGAAAATGGCGGTTCCAAAATTTGCATTAATGCTTTATGGCGGATGGGGAAGTTTAATGGGAAGGATGACTGGAAAAGCACCCAAGGTGAGTAAAACCATGGCAAAAATTTCCTGTGCAGAATTTTATTATTCCTCTGCAAAAGCCGTTAAGGAAATTCAATTACCGCAAACGCCGATTGAACAAGGTATTCAGGAAGCCATCGATTGGTTTCGTGAAAATGGCTATCTTTCTTAA